Genomic DNA from Bernardetia sp.:
GCAAGAATTAAGATAGAAGGGGGCGATTTACCAAAACAAACCATTAAGATTGATACAAAAGAATTAGAATCAGTTTTGGAAGACCTTGTTGATGAAATAGAAGCTAGTACAGACGAGCTAGAGATTATTCTTGAAGAAGAAAGTACAGAAGATGAAATAAATACAACTATCGAATCTACTTGTACGAATCCTACGTTAAACGATGCCGAATTTGAAAAAATAACAGAGTACATTTATGAAGGACACATGGCAAGCGATAAACTTGAGCGTGCAAAGCGTTTAGCTAATAAAAGATGCCTTAGTGTAGCTCAAATAAAAGATATTATAGAAGTTATCAATTTTCCAGACGAGCAAGTTTTGTTTGCTAAATATGCTTTTTCAAGAGCAACTGACCCACAAAACTACTGCAAAGTAAAGAAGGCTGTTTTTGCAACACATAGAAATAAAATAACAGAGTTTTGTAAACGAAAAGGATTGACCTGTGGAACTTCTAAAATGGAAAGAATGATAGATAATATGTAAAATACATATTTTTAAAGTACATTTTGTCGTATTCTGCAATGCTGTGGAATACGATTTTTTTTTTGATTAAAATAGTAACTATGAAAATTTTATATTGTGATAATGTTATTGACCCAAAAATAGTTGATGAAGATTATCAAGATGAAGAACAAACGGCTAAAGAAGTCGGTTTTGAAACCTATCTTTTAAGTTTTGAAAAGCTAATGGAAGGAAATGCAAAATCTGCTATTCGTTTTATTCCTACTCAAACAAAAAAAGAGTTAGCTTTTTATAGAGGATGGATGATGAAACCTAAAATGTATGCTTTGCTCTATAATGAACTACTAGAAAAAAATATTATGCTCATCAATACTCCAACAGAGTATGAGCATTGTCATTACCTGCCTAATTCTTATTATAAGATTGAAAGTATTACTCCTTTTTCTAAGTGGATAAAGCTAGATAAAGCTGTAGATTTTGATGAAATTTATGAGCTACTAAATGATTTTGGAGAAAATCAGATTATCTTGAAAGATTATGTTAAATCAGAAAAATATTATTGGAAGGAAGCCTGTTTTATTACTAACCCAAAAGATAAAGACAGTGTAAAAAAAATAGTAGAGAAGTTCGTAGAACTAAGAGGAAATCAATTAAATGAAGGTTTGGTACTTCGTAAATTTGAACAATTAGAGTTTCTTACAAAACACTCTAAGAGTAGTTTGCCTCTCACAAAAGAATTGCGTTTGTTTTTCTTTCATCAGAGTTTAGTTGCTTATTTTAATTACTGGGATGAAGTAGAGTATGGAAAAATAGACATAGAATTAGATAAGTTTTTACAAGTTGCTAAAACGATAGAAAGTAATTTCTTTACTATGGATATTGCTCAAAAAACAGATGGGGAATGGATAATCATAGAACTTGGAGATGGGCAAGTTTCTGGCTTACCAGACAATGCTGATAAAAATAGTTTTTATAATAATTTAAAAAAACTAACCTTACAACGATGAAAACACTTTGGTTACATGGAATGGGAGCAAGTCCTAATCAAGAAAAAATTAAACTTTTGGAAAGTTATGGCTTTGAAATGTACGCACTTCATCTAAAATATAATCAAGATAGTTTTGATATTTTGAAAGAATATTGCCTAAAAAATGAAATAACGTTTTTAGTAGGTTCTTCGCACGGTGGCTTTTTAGGATTTTGGTTGAGTGAAGAATTAGCTTTGCCTTGTCTTTTATTAAACCCAGCAGTTTCTTTGAGAGGAAAAAACAAAACTAAACCCAAAAATATGTCAAAGTTGGAAAGCCCACTTTGCATAGTAGCTCTAGGAGAAGAAGACAAACAAATAGACCCAAAAAGAACACTTGTTTTTATGGAAAAAGACAAGCGAGAAGACAAAGAAATAATTACAAAAACATGGGCAGAAGAAGGGCATGGATTTACTATGAAAGCCTTTAAAGAAATCGTAACTTGGGCAAAAGATATTTTAACAAAACATACCTGAATAATGAAAGAAAAGCAAAAAATCAATACCTCAAAACTTTTCAAAATCTTGACACTACTCATTCCATTTGGCATTTTGGCGAATGTAGGTTTGAAAATAGATGAGTACAGAGACTCTATACCACTCTTAACGATTGCTTTAGGTATTTTTGGAATGCTTTTAGGATTTATGGGACATTATTTTGCTGAAAACAAAAGTATAATTATTAAAATTCTTACACTGATGTTACTTTTTGTTTTTTGTATTGTAAGTAGCATTTTTGCTATCATAGCATTTACAGACTTATTGTCTTTAGCAGATATAAATATGAGATAATAGGTATGCAAGCCGAATTTCTATTTATGCGTTTTTTTTAGTAGTATTACCAATTCTAA
This window encodes:
- a CDS encoding DUF4476 domain-containing protein — its product is MKTYLLFFFLLSLSIFSCTIRTSKNGEELTIDFDGQKFSQALEEANAAILKSELGCDYIMTNAGLDSVLEEVDDTWFASNKLDVVRDQIKEKNACLNIYQVVSMIDYIPEDDRFEFARFAYGRTVDRYDFDKVKAYLKDEAEKEKLEAIYENDKGSQARIKIEGGDLPKQTIKIDTKELESVLEDLVDEIEASTDELEIILEEESTEDEINTTIESTCTNPTLNDAEFEKITEYIYEGHMASDKLERAKRLANKRCLSVAQIKDIIEVINFPDEQVLFAKYAFSRATDPQNYCKVKKAVFATHRNKITEFCKRKGLTCGTSKMERMIDNM
- a CDS encoding ATP-grasp domain-containing protein, with amino-acid sequence MKILYCDNVIDPKIVDEDYQDEEQTAKEVGFETYLLSFEKLMEGNAKSAIRFIPTQTKKELAFYRGWMMKPKMYALLYNELLEKNIMLINTPTEYEHCHYLPNSYYKIESITPFSKWIKLDKAVDFDEIYELLNDFGENQIILKDYVKSEKYYWKEACFITNPKDKDSVKKIVEKFVELRGNQLNEGLVLRKFEQLEFLTKHSKSSLPLTKELRLFFFHQSLVAYFNYWDEVEYGKIDIELDKFLQVAKTIESNFFTMDIAQKTDGEWIIIELGDGQVSGLPDNADKNSFYNNLKKLTLQR
- a CDS encoding YqiA/YcfP family alpha/beta fold hydrolase → MKTLWLHGMGASPNQEKIKLLESYGFEMYALHLKYNQDSFDILKEYCLKNEITFLVGSSHGGFLGFWLSEELALPCLLLNPAVSLRGKNKTKPKNMSKLESPLCIVALGEEDKQIDPKRTLVFMEKDKREDKEIITKTWAEEGHGFTMKAFKEIVTWAKDILTKHT